In one Burkholderiales bacterium GJ-E10 genomic region, the following are encoded:
- a CDS encoding integrase family protein, with protein MRNITAAEAKRLSKIEGLHRAAPSLYLRVRGSSVLWTVRFSQAGRATERSLGPFSTLSLADATAQAATVRAAARRGEAIGPAKPAGGAAFREVAEALIKNKQAGGWSAKHLAQWEDSLERHVYPKIGDRDVATIDTAAVLEVLSPIWSSRHETALRLRARIEAVLSAAKVRGLRSGENPALWRGHLDQLLTSIPKRKRVQHLAAMAWADVPSFMSDLRKRQGMPARSMEFSILTAARRGEAIGARWSEIDLDAALWVVPARRMKAGREHRVPLSAQAVALLRALPRMDGADVVFWGPGRMRRARDGLPAGAIGPISNTAQIKLLHSMRKNQDLTAHGFRSTFRDWAAEATHFPSEVIEMALAHTIANQVEAAYRRGDLLDKRRQLMQEWADYLDGGGAG; from the coding sequence CCGTCCCTGTATCTGCGGGTCCGTGGTTCGAGTGTACTGTGGACGGTGCGGTTCTCCCAGGCCGGGCGCGCGACAGAGCGGAGTCTCGGTCCGTTCTCAACGCTAAGCCTGGCGGACGCGACGGCCCAGGCGGCCACCGTCCGCGCGGCGGCGCGGCGCGGAGAGGCGATCGGACCGGCAAAACCGGCCGGCGGGGCGGCGTTCCGGGAGGTTGCCGAGGCACTGATAAAGAACAAGCAGGCGGGGGGGTGGAGCGCCAAGCACCTGGCCCAGTGGGAAGACAGCCTCGAAAGGCACGTCTATCCGAAGATCGGCGATCGCGACGTGGCGACCATCGACACCGCCGCCGTGCTGGAAGTGCTGTCGCCGATCTGGTCGTCGAGGCACGAAACGGCGCTCCGCCTGCGCGCACGGATTGAGGCGGTCCTCTCGGCCGCGAAGGTTCGCGGGCTACGGTCCGGGGAGAACCCGGCACTCTGGCGCGGGCACCTGGACCAACTCCTAACGTCGATCCCGAAACGCAAACGGGTTCAGCACCTGGCGGCCATGGCCTGGGCCGACGTGCCGTCCTTTATGTCCGATCTGCGAAAGCGCCAGGGCATGCCGGCCCGGTCGATGGAGTTCTCCATCTTGACCGCGGCGCGGCGCGGTGAGGCGATCGGCGCACGGTGGAGCGAGATCGACCTCGATGCGGCGCTGTGGGTCGTGCCGGCCCGGCGCATGAAAGCCGGCCGCGAGCATCGCGTGCCGCTGTCGGCCCAGGCCGTTGCGCTGCTGCGCGCGCTGCCCCGCATGGACGGGGCCGATGTCGTGTTTTGGGGGCCGGGACGTATGCGCCGGGCGCGGGACGGATTGCCGGCCGGGGCGATCGGACCGATCAGCAACACCGCGCAGATCAAGCTGCTGCACTCAATGCGGAAAAACCAGGACCTCACCGCGCACGGATTCCGCAGTACGTTCCGCGACTGGGCGGCCGAGGCCACGCATTTCCCGAGCGAGGTGATCGAAATGGCGCTGGCGCACACGATTGCAAACCAGGTCGAGGCGGCGTATCGGCGCGGGGATCTGCTGGACAAGAGGAGGCAATTGATGCAGGAGTGGGCGGACTACCTGGATGGCGGCGGCGCTGGTTAG